The Persephonella atlantica region AAAAGGATTTCAGCTGTGGGAATATATTGAAAATGTCTTTGGTATTGTTCATCTGAAATTTCTGCTCGATACCCTTACAAATGCAGGTATGCTGATTCAGTTTTTAGGATTTGTTATCATACTTTTTGTTTTATACAAATATCTTGCTCCCCATTTTATTTACAGAGCAAAAATCATCTTTTATGTATCTGTGCTGGTAGCACTGCTGCTTTTTGTCCTATCTTTGGTGTTTAACAACTACATCATATTAGCTTCAAAAGCAAACCCTATATACGGAGCTCTCAGTGGGATATTTGCATTTTTAGCCTGGCTTTACATCACCTATGGGATAATTCTGATTGGGGGAAGGATGCTGTTTTATCTGGAGGAGTTAGAAGAAAGTCAGTAATGCCATTTTTCGTATGCTTTTCTGTCGTATAAACCCGGAAACAGTTTAGATAACCATATGAAATATTTATACCACCGCGGGAATACTATCTCCCTTTTTCTGTTCTTGTATGCTTTGAATACAGCTTCGGCAAATTTCTCTGGAGTAGAACCAAATGGAGTTTCTGGAGGTTTCCTGCTACCCATAGCCCGTGATGAAAATCCTGTGTTTATTCTGCCAACAATAAGATTTAAAACATGGACATTGTCCTCTATCAGCTCTGCCCTGAGACTGTCAGAGAATGCATTAAGGGCATACTTTGATGCACAGTAACCACCCATGTATGGAACATATAGCTTACCAGCCACAGAGGAGACATTTATTATGCTTCCTCTACTTTTTTTAATCTGTGGAAGGAGAAGTTTTGTCAGATTAACAACAGAAAAAAAGTTTATCTCAAACAGCCTTCTCAAATCTTCCATACTCATCTCTTCCCAGCTTTCGTATAAACCAACACCTGCATTGTTGATTAGAACGTCAATTCTGTCTGTCCTTCTGTTAATCTCCTCAACTGCTTTTTCCACGCCTTTACTGTCTGAGAAATCTGCCTGAATAGACATATCAGCATTTTCAGAATGGGTTCGTGATATACCTATCACTGTATAGCCGTTCTTTCTAAATACATCAGAAAGAGCTTTCCCTAAACCCTTTGATGCTCCTGTTATGACAGCAACTTTTTTCATCTGTTACCCTTTTTTTAACAATAATATCAAATTCCGTCAGGAAGGGCTGTTCTAACATCTCATACTGCTGAAGGATAACTTTTGGCGGAACATACTTGTCTCTTTCAGAGAGAAACTGTCTGTTTATGCAAAGTTTCAGGTTTGGGATGAAGAAAACTCCAATTTTTAGAAAATCTGGAGTTAAATTTAAAAATTTGCTTCTTGACTTTCTTCTTAGATTTGTGTTGTCAATGTAGATGATATTTTTGTTCGTATTTTTTACTTTTTCTTTTGCTTTTTTCAGTATTTTATGTTTTTTGTCGTCTACAACTCTGTAAATCTCTCTGTAATCTTCTTTTTTCAGATTTTCCTTTCCTGTGATTTTCTTATAAATCTCTGTTCTGATCTGGTCAAATGATACATACTCCATATCAAGGTGCTCAGAAAGCTGTCTGTAAAGGGTTGTCTTTCCACTTCCAGATAT contains the following coding sequences:
- a CDS encoding ATP-binding protein; the encoded protein is MKVLKNILSNNRDRKILIMPVGISGSGKTTLYRQLSEHLDMEYVSFDQIRTEIYKKITGKENLKKEDYREIYRVVDDKKHKILKKAKEKVKNTNKNIIYIDNTNLRRKSRSKFLNLTPDFLKIGVFFIPNLKLCINRQFLSERDKYVPPKVILQQYEMLEQPFLTEFDIIVKKRVTDEKSCCHNRSIKGFRESSF
- a CDS encoding SDR family NAD(P)-dependent oxidoreductase — protein: MKKVAVITGASKGLGKALSDVFRKNGYTVIGISRTHSENADMSIQADFSDSKGVEKAVEEINRRTDRIDVLINNAGVGLYESWEEMSMEDLRRLFEINFFSVVNLTKLLLPQIKKSRGSIINVSSVAGKLYVPYMGGYCASKYALNAFSDSLRAELIEDNVHVLNLIVGRINTGFSSRAMGSRKPPETPFGSTPEKFAEAVFKAYKNRKREIVFPRWYKYFIWLSKLFPGLYDRKAYEKWHY